A single region of the Novipirellula aureliae genome encodes:
- the gatB gene encoding Asp-tRNA(Asn)/Glu-tRNA(Gln) amidotransferase subunit GatB, translating to MNANFIMSHDVTTIIGLEVHVQLKTKTKLFCGCSAEFGASPNTQVCPVCLGLPGALPVMNEQAIELAICAGLAINCSIPELTKWDRKQYFYPDLPKGYQISQFDLPICADGYLEITDPANPDATRHIGIIRAHLEEDAGKSMHDEVAGKSDTRIDLNRCGTPLLEIVSQPDLRSSAEVKEYLTQLKLILTHLGISDCEMQEGSLRVDANVNLHINVDGKKVATPIVEVKNMNSFRAVERAIEFEVERQAIDWQADGLTINDKPKTTRGWDDSKERTFIQREKEESADYRYFPDPDLLPVRIPREQVEEIRKSMRELPNVTCDRLQSQHGLKQYDANVIVNQGPQLVAYFERVADVSGDAKRSSSWVQQDVMRTLKERDMVIDEFPVTSVQLGELLKLVSDAKLDNARARDVFNYLLDKESTVEEAIKSLGIEQVDSSEIDTLCQELLDANPNVVDDVRGGKVQAVGSLIGQAKKKNPNANPQQVRETLLRLIGE from the coding sequence GTGAATGCCAATTTCATCATGAGTCACGACGTCACAACCATCATTGGACTCGAAGTCCATGTACAACTTAAAACGAAGACCAAGTTGTTTTGCGGATGCAGTGCTGAATTTGGTGCTTCCCCGAACACGCAGGTTTGTCCCGTCTGCCTGGGCTTACCCGGTGCACTTCCGGTGATGAACGAGCAAGCGATCGAACTAGCCATTTGCGCTGGTTTAGCCATCAATTGCTCAATTCCTGAGCTGACGAAATGGGACCGCAAGCAATACTTTTACCCCGACCTGCCAAAAGGGTATCAAATCAGTCAATTCGACTTGCCGATTTGTGCCGACGGATATTTAGAAATTACCGATCCCGCCAACCCCGATGCAACGCGTCACATCGGAATCATTCGTGCCCATTTAGAAGAAGATGCGGGCAAAAGCATGCACGACGAGGTGGCAGGAAAAAGCGATACACGGATCGACTTGAACCGCTGTGGAACACCGCTACTCGAAATCGTTTCCCAGCCTGATTTGCGGTCCTCGGCCGAAGTCAAAGAATATTTGACTCAGCTAAAGCTGATCCTGACCCATCTAGGGATATCCGATTGTGAGATGCAAGAGGGCAGTCTTCGCGTCGACGCGAACGTGAACTTGCATATCAACGTCGATGGCAAGAAGGTTGCCACGCCGATCGTGGAAGTCAAGAACATGAATAGCTTCCGAGCGGTGGAGCGAGCGATCGAGTTTGAGGTCGAGCGGCAAGCGATCGATTGGCAAGCCGACGGATTGACCATCAATGACAAACCCAAAACGACTCGCGGCTGGGACGATTCAAAAGAACGAACGTTCATCCAGCGTGAAAAAGAAGAGTCGGCGGACTATCGATACTTCCCCGATCCCGATTTGTTGCCCGTGCGGATTCCGCGTGAACAAGTTGAAGAAATTCGCAAGTCGATGCGCGAACTGCCAAATGTGACTTGTGATCGGTTGCAATCACAACATGGACTCAAACAATACGATGCCAACGTGATCGTCAATCAAGGCCCTCAATTGGTTGCCTACTTTGAACGGGTCGCCGACGTTTCCGGGGATGCAAAGCGATCCAGTTCATGGGTCCAACAAGACGTGATGCGAACGTTGAAGGAACGCGATATGGTGATAGACGAGTTTCCGGTAACCAGTGTCCAACTCGGCGAACTACTCAAATTGGTATCCGACGCAAAGCTTGATAACGCCCGTGCCCGAGACGTGTTCAATTATCTATTGGATAAGGAATCGACGGTAGAGGAGGCGATCAAGTCGCTCGGTATCGAGCAGGTCGACAGCAGCGAGATCGACACGTTGTGCCAAGAACTTCTCGACGCCAACCCGAATGTCGTCGATGACGTTCGCGGTGGAAAAGTTCAAGCGGTCGGATCCTTGATCGGCCAAGCCAAAAAGAAAAACCCCAATGCCAATCCTCAACAAGTCCGTGAAACCCTGCTGCGATTGATCGGCGAGTAA
- a CDS encoding cation:proton antiporter domain-containing protein, translated as MHDLLIIFTAGLLASFVWRWLRGSVWIGYLVVGAILGQGVLGWGLDHNHPLAHFAEAGVFLLLFSIGLGFSLDDLKCLGRNLVMGGAVQMALVTVLVALLMHSC; from the coding sequence ATTCACGACCTGCTGATTATCTTCACTGCTGGCTTGCTTGCCTCGTTCGTTTGGCGATGGCTTCGTGGGTCCGTTTGGATTGGCTATTTGGTTGTGGGGGCAATTCTAGGACAAGGGGTGTTGGGATGGGGGCTCGATCACAACCACCCATTGGCGCATTTTGCCGAAGCGGGTGTGTTTTTGCTATTGTTTTCGATTGGGCTTGGATTTTCACTTGATGATCTCAAGTGTCTCGGACGCAATTTGGTGATGGGCGGTGCCGTTCAAATGGCGTTGGTCACGGTACTCGTTGCGCTTCTCATGCATTCCTGCTGA